From Suncus etruscus isolate mSunEtr1 chromosome 6, mSunEtr1.pri.cur, whole genome shotgun sequence, one genomic window encodes:
- the EPHB3 gene encoding ephrin type-B receptor 3 — protein sequence MDTKWVTSELAWTAHPESGWEEVSGYDEAMNPIRTYQVCNVLESSQNNWLRTGFIWRQDVQRVYVELKFTVRDCNSIPNIPGSCKETFNLFYYEADSDVASDSSPFWMENPYVKVDTIAPDESFSRLDAGRVNTKVRSFGPLSKAGFYLAFQDQGACMSLISVRAFYKKCASTTAGFALFPETLTGSEPTSLVIAPGTCIPNAVEVSVPLKLYCNGDGEWMVPVGACTCAMGHEPAAKESQCRPCPPGSYKAKQGEGPCLPCPPNSRTTTPAASICVCHNNFYRADSDSANTACTTVPSPPRGVISNVNETSLVLEWSEPRDLGGREDLLYNVICKKCRGGPGPVGTPTCSRCDDNVEFVPRQLGLTERRVHISHLLAHTRYTFEVQAVNGVSGKSPLPPRYAAVNITTNQAAPSEVPTLHLHSSTGSSLTLSWAPPERPNGVILDYEMKYFEKNEGIASTVTSQKNSVQLDGLRPEARYVVQVRARTVAGYGQYSHPAEFQTTSERGSGAQQLKEQLPLIVGSAMAGLVFVVAVVVIAIVCLRKQRHPSDSEYTEKLQQYIAPGMKVYIDPFTYEDPNEAVREFAKEIDVSCVKIEEVIGAGEFGEVCRGRLKQPGRREVFVAIKTLKVGYTERQRRDFLSEASIMGQFDHPNIIRLEGVVTKSRPVMILTEFMENCALDSFLRLNDGQFTVIQLVGMLRGIAAGMKYLSEMNYVHRDLAARNILVNSNLVCKVSDFGLSRFLEDDPSDPTYTSSLGGKIPIRWTAPEAIAYRKFTSASDVWSYGIVMWEVMSYGERPYWDMTNQDVINAVEQDYRLPPPMDCPTALHQLMLDCWVRDRNLRPKFSQIVNTLDKLIRNAASLKIIASAQSGMSQPLLDRTVPDYTTFTTVGDWLDAIKMGRYKESFISAGFASFDLVAQMTAEDLLRIGVTLAGHQKKILSSIQDMRLQMNQTLPVQV from the exons ATGGACACAAAGTGGGTGACGTCTGAGTTGGCATGGACAGCTCATCCTGAGAGTGGG TGGGAAGAGGTAAGCGGCTACGACGAGGCCATGAACCCCATCCGCACGTACCAGGTGTGCAACGTGCTTGAATCCAGCCAGAACAACTGGCTGCGCACTGGCTTCATCTGGCGGCAGGATGTGCAGCGGGTCTACGTGGAGCTCAAGTTCACGGTGCGGGACTGCAACAGCATCCCCAATATCCCAGGCTCCTGCAAAGAGACCTTTAACCTCTTCTATTATGAGGCAGACAGCGATGTGGCCTCGGACTCCTCTCCCTTCTGGATGGAGAACCCCTACGTCAAGGTGGACACCATTGCGCCTGATGAGAGCTTCTCGAGGCTGGATGCTGGCCGGGTCAATACCAAGGTGCGCAGCTTCGGGCCGCTGTCCAAGGCCGGCTTCTACCTGGCCTTCCAGGACCAGGGCGCCTGCATGTCTCTCATCTCTGTGCGTGCCTTCTACAAGAAATGCGCCTCCACCACAGCCGGCTTCGCCCTCTTCCCTGAGACCCTCACGGGCTCAGAGCCGACCTCGCTCGTCATTGCCCCTGGCACCTGTATCCCTAATGCTGTGGAGGTGTCAGTACCACTGAAGCTCTACTGCAACGGTGATGGAGAGTGGATGGTGCCTGTGGGGGCCTGCACCTGCGCCATGGGCCACGAGCCAGCTGCCAAAGAGTCCCAGTGCCGCC CCTGCCCCCCTGGAAGCTACAAGGCGAAGCAGGGAGAGGGGCCCTGCCTGCCCTGCCCCCCCAACAGCCGCACCACTACTCCTGCTGCCAGCATCTGTGTCTGCCACAACAACTTCTACCGCGCAGACTCCGACTCTGCCAACACCGCCTGCACCA CGGTGCCTTCCCCACCCCGGGGCGTCATTTCCAACGTGAACGAGACCTCGCTGGTCCTGGAGTGGAGTGAACCCCGTGACCTAGGGGGCCGTGAGGACCTCCTCTACAACGTCATCTGCAAGAAGTGCCGTGGGGGCCCCGGGCCTGTGGGGACCCCCACCTGCTCCCGCTGTGATGACAATGTGGAGTTCGTACCCCGGCAGCTGGGCCTGACCGAACGGCGTGTCCACATCAGCCACCTGCTAGCCCACACACGCTACACTTTTGAGGTGCAGGCTGTCAACGGGGTGTCGGGAAAGAGCCCCCTGCCACCCCGCTACGCCGCAGTGAACATCACCACCAACCAGGCTG CCCCCTCCGAAGTGCCTACTCTGCATCTACATAGCAGCACGGGCAGCAGCCTGACCCTGTCCTGGGCACCCCCAGAGCGGCCGAATGGTGTCATCCTGGACTACGAGATGAAGTACTTTGAGAAG AATGAGGGCATTGCATCCACAGTGACCAGCCAGAAGAACTCTGTGCAGCTGGATGGGCTGCGGCCCGAAGCCCGTTACGTGGTGCAGGTTCGAGCCCGCACGGTGGCTGGCTACGGACAGTATAGCCACCCTGCTGAGTTCCAGACCACCAGTGAGAGAG gTTCCGGGGCCCAGCAGCTGAAGGAGCAGCTGCCCCTCATCGTGGGATCTGCCATGGCGGGATTGGTGTTTGTGGTGGCTGTCGTGGTCATTGCTATCGTCTGCCTCAG GAAGCAGCGACACCCTTCGGATTCGGAGTACACAGAAAAGCTGCAGCAATACA TTGCTCCCGGAATGAAGGTGTATATCGACCCATTCACCTATGAAGACCCTAACGAGGCCGTGCGCGAATTCGCCAAGGAAATCGATGTGTCCTGTGTCAAGATCGAAGAGGTGATAGGAGCTG GGGAGTTTGGAGAAGTGTGCCGGGGCCGTCTCAAGCAGCCTGGTCGCAGGGAGGTATTCGTGGCTATCAAGACGTTGAAGGTGGGCTACACAGAGCGGCAGCGGCGGGACTTCCTGAGCGAGGCCTCCATCATGGGGCAGTTTGATCACCCCAACATCATCCGCCTGGAGGGGGTGGTCACCAAAAGCCGGCCGGTCATGATCCTCACCGAGTTCATGGAGAACTGTGCCCTGGACTCCTTCCTCCGA CTCAATGACGGGCAGTTCACAGTCATCCAGCTGGTAGGCATGCTGCGGGGCATTGCGGCGGGCATGAAGTACCTGTCTGAGATGAACTATGTGCATCGGGACCTGGCCGCCCGCAACATCCTGGTCAACAGTAACTTGGTGTGCAAAGTCTCTGACTTTGGCCTCTCTCGATTCCTGGAGGACGACCCCTCAGATCCCACCTACACAAGCTCCTTG GGTGGGAAGATCCCTATCCGCTGGACGGCCCCGGAGGCCATTGCCTACCGCAAGTTCACCTCCGCCAGTGACGTGTGGAGCTATGGCATCGTCATGTGGGAGGTGATGAGCTACGGAGAGCGGCCGTACTGGGACATGACCAACCAGGAT GTCATCAATGCTGTGGAACAGGATTACCGGCTGCCCCCACCCATGGACTGCCCCACAGCGCTGCACCAGCTTATGCTGGACTGCTGGGTGCGGGACCGGAACCTTAGACCCAAATTCTCCCAGATTGTCAACACCCTGGACAAGCTCATCCGTAACGCTGCCAGTCTTAAGATCATCGCCAGTGCCCAGTCTGG TATGTCCCAACCCCTCCTGGACCGCACGGTCCCCGACTACACCACCTTCACGACGGTGGGGGACTGGCTGGACGCCATCAAGATGGGGCGCTACAAGGAGAGCTTTATCAGCGCAGGCTTTGCATCCTTCGACCTTGTGGCCCAGATGACGGCAGA AGACCTGCTTCGGATAGGGGTCACCTTGGCTGGTCACCAGAAGAAGATCCTGAGCAGTATCCAGGATATGCGGCTGCAGATGAACCAGACGTTGCCTGTGCAGGTCTGA